ggtaaCAGTTCCATTGTGTGTGATGAGATCAAGGAAtatgggattgcatagcaggagaattttcagatggagagaaggtattgcaaggaggtttggggcTGATtattatggttttgcaggactacatTGACAAGGGTTaaggactggcagaatctgaacagaggTAGATCACTGTGGAAGTAAGGGTGGCAGCCGGGGataggtaatttgatggtaagggctTTTGGAGGGATTCCATGAgcaaagcaacaatgcaggaacaataTGTGGGATTGGGTTTTGGCAAGTGATAAGAAGACTTACCTGTATTGATATAGATGGGAGGAGTACAGATCCAGGCCAGTGGATAAAAAcgcataaaaatacaaaataatgtaGAACTACGAAcgacaaaattagcaaaaatacaccaaaatgtgtgggaaaaaaacatgaaaataattaaatgGATGAAGtaaggggaaacaagatgaaatcagAGGGACAAGGATGACAGTGAAACACAAAAACCAAGTGAAATAGGCATTAAGACCCAATCTgatcaaagaagaaataaataaaaagattgtaatgtAGTTTGAGGCTCTGTGGGTGGATAAGAGTGGAGAATGGGGATGACATATATGCCTAGATTAGGTGAAGTTAGTAGGTTCAAACTGGAATAGAGAGAGACGGAGTGGGGGGTGGGGATGGGTTGGTAGAATGAAACACAAGTTTGTGTGGCACAGGAAAGGTATGTTAAACAACATGCAAAAATACGCAGTAGTGACACAGGAAGAGTGATTTTAATATCAGTGGGAGTGGTGTGGGTCATGAGACACTGCACCAACAATCAGTGTCATCCTGAAGCCATCTGTTGTGTGTGGCTGAGATGGTTGACACAGTGTGGCTTGTAAGTAGAGCATGCAGTGCTGTTCGTAAGAAatgaagagaaacacaggaaagcatAGAAAGAAGGACAAAATCTGAGTTTAGTAATGCATTAGAAAagagtaacaaaggaaaatagtactAGGATTGGGGATGGAAGAAAATTCGTCAGGCAAAATGTACTTTCACACTCTCTCGCAGTCTTTATCCTTCGTAAACTTAATGCCATCTGTAATTGTTGATTTAAGATACCTAAATATTCGTTCGAGTAATGCAAAGTGCGCCTGTGTTGGTGAGTCTTGAACTCTTGAGGCAACATTAACAGCATATGATAAATCTGGTCTTGCACCTTGTGTTAAATACATCAAACTTCCAACCATTTCTCGATACAGTCCAGTATTATTAAAAGGAGGTGACTCACCTGGTGTCCATCCTGGTTTAATGGGTAAAGGCAATGGTTTCGCATCCATCTCCAAAATCCTCTTCACATATGCAGATTGATTTATTTGAATACAGTTGTCAAACCTCTTGATTTGTAAACCCAAGAAGTACTCAACTTTTTCTACATTGATTTGAAAACATTTACCCAACTGTTCAATGAACTTAGCTGTGGCATCAGTAGAGCCCATAGCCAACCCATCATCAACATAAAACAATAATACCAGGTTTTCATCATAAAACATACTTGGATCTGAACTGCTCTCCCGTAAGTTACATTCAGTAAGGAACCCAACAAGACATTCATACTAGCATTTTGACTCATACATTTCTTCCTTCAAAGTACCATTGAGAAATGCTGTCCTCACATCAAATTGTCTTATACACAATCATGTTGAACTGCAACACTCAAAAGGTATCTCACTGTCTCAAATCTTGCAACGGGGCTAAATGTGTCAACATAATTTACTCTAAACCGTTGAGTACATCCTCTTGCCACTAGTTGAGCCTTATATCAAACAACATCAttttttgcatttaattttgtaGCTAAGGCCCATTGATTTCCAATCACATTGTTTGGTTTACTTTTGTGAACTAATTCCCATGTTCTATTTTTCTTTAGAGCATCCATTTCTTCCTCCATTGCATTCTTCCATTCTTCAGAATTCTCTGACTGCAATGATTCTTTATAGCTTCTTGGTGTTTCACAAAGAAACATAATTCTTGGTTGATGAACTGAATCTTCACAGTAACAAGATGGTTTCTTCAAATTTTGCTGCTCACGTAAATTGTGTTTTCCTCTTTCTGCATTTCTTGCTTCCAAGTTACTTCCAACTTCTCCCTCAGTGTCACATGACTGGTTGTTAACACTTTCATCACTTGTAGCAACATGTTGGTTCATGCAATCCTCTTCAAAATCAACATCTTCATGCTGAGTCTCCAAAATATCTGCGTTCTTATCTATAGCTGATATTTCAACAACCCTTTTAGACTTTTGAGTACCAATAAGAGGTTTCTGTAAAGACTTGCAATTGAACTTTACATCTCTGCAAACACACACGCACCTTTTTCCACGAAAATAAACATGGTATCCACAATCATCATAACCAACCACATATCCTTTTGAAGATTTAGCATCAAACTTCTTCCATTTCTGTGTAGGGATCCAAGTGTAGCATTCAATTCCAAATATCACAAAATTATCAAAATGACCttctttcttcaaaaatatttcaattgGAGTTTTACCTTTAATTTTTGTGGGACCCATCCGATTCAAAGTGTATGTTGCAGCCAGAACAGCTTCATCCCACAATGCTTTTGGCAGATGTTCAGCAGAACAAAGCCAAGAATGTGCCATCTCACACAGGATCCTATTTTCCCATTCAGCAATTCCATTCCGTTGAGGCATATATGGTGCTGTGATTTTATGTTTCAGTCCAACTGAACCAGCAAATTTTTGCACATCTTTGTTATGGAACTCCTTGGCACCATCTGTAAGTAATTCTTTCACAGTAACATCAGCCTGAGTCTTTATGATTTTAATGAACAGTGGcatcttttctttaatttcatcttcGTGTCAGAAAAGGTACGGTACTGTAAATCTGGAAAAATCATCCTTAAAAACAGCAAAGTATCAATGACCCTACAGATCATTTTCTTCCATCGGACCACAAACATCTGCATACACTAACACACCAGGTTTAGTGGGTTTCTGCACTCTTTCACTAAACGGCATCTGATGATGTTTACCATAGACACACCCTGCACAAAAACTGTTATCAGTTGTTGTCCCTTCACCATGGTCCTTCAAAAATTGGTGCACATAGCATTTATTTTGATGACCCATTTTTTCATGCCAGCTCTTTAAAGTGTCATCAGTTTCAGTAACAACACAAGACTTTTCTTGACGAACAACCTTGACAGTCAAACGATAAAGCTCGTTTTCACAGCAGGTTGTGGCAATAGCAATTGcaatattatttttgaaaaatatgcatGATTTGCCatcatttttgattatttgttttatttccttctgtgCAGCTTTCTTAACAGAAAACAAGTTACAGGATCCATCAGAACAAAAcaaaacatcttcaaaatcgttctgTCCATGTCTGTCCATTGAACACCATTGTACACCATTCTTGGCACTATCCATCTTCCTTGGAGTTTCATATTGTTCATACGTAGTGTACCAATCATCCTGATTTCTTATGTGATATGTTGCACCACTTTCAATGTACCACTCATCACAGTCCAGTGTATTCACATTTACTGAAAAACTGTTGTGTCTCAACATTGATACTGTTTCCACCGATTTTGAAGTATCTGTGTAGCTGCAGCTTCTTGAGTTATCCACTGATGACACATTAGTTAACAATATAGGACAATCTTCTCTTTTGTCTACACTACTACATTCATTTGATCGATGGTCGTCTTTCTTACATTTAAAACAAACCAACCCTGTCTTACACTGTTTTGATAAGTGACCTACTTCACTACATGAAAAGCATTTTCTGTCTTCATTCCTTTTATAATGAGGCATTTTTAATGAATCTGCTTCAGAGGAGGTTTGTTTCCACTTCTGTTGTGGTTTGTTAATCTTCATTTTTGACATCATTGCTGTAGCAACACTTTCGTCATCACGATCTGTTATTCTTAGTTCATAATTCAAacactgtttttgtaatttattccaTGTCTTTTCTTCAGCAGGTAGATCATGCCACATAATATAAATGTAATTGAACTCTTTTGGCAAAGTTTGCTAAAATCATGCACAAAGGTCACCATCATCCATTGGCTTGTCCAACAACAAAAGCTGAATTTGTACATCATCAAATTTGGTTGGATGGCCTTGTATAGCTCCAGATGCCTCCCACACAATGTTATGGAATTTATGTCTAAGTAGATCAATGTTTTCAGCTGAGTGCACATTACAGATATTGCATAGCTTATCCCAAACCTCTTTAGCAGTCTTGCATTCCCCAACACGAAGTAAAGGCTTGGTGTCAAGTGACAGAATTAGTCTTTTTCTTGCCTTTGCATTAGCCTTTGTCCATTTTGCAAGTTTGGTTTTGTAAATCTGTCTGCTTCCTTCTGGCCTCATCAGTTCAGCATTTACAACATCAAAGATTTTGTCACATTCTAAAATAGTTCTCATAATAATTCTCCAGCTCTCCCAGTCTTCTGTGCCAGTGAGTTTATCTAGTTGTTGTCTTTTGTCGGTCATTGTCTCATCTTTGCACTTCTGTATCGTTGAGTATTTCTTTTCCAAAATCGGCACAACTGCCACTCTTCATACAAACTTTATCAACTGTGCACATTTGCTACCATGT
This Schistocerca nitens isolate TAMUIC-IGC-003100 chromosome 1, iqSchNite1.1, whole genome shotgun sequence DNA region includes the following protein-coding sequences:
- the LOC126250990 gene encoding uncharacterized protein LOC126250990, whose protein sequence is MFYDENLVLLFYVDDGLAMGSTDATAKFIEQLGKCFQINVEKVEYFLGLQIKRFDNCIQINQSAYVKRILEMDAKPLPLPIKPGWTPGESPPFNNTGLYREMVGSLMYLTQGARPDLSYAVNVASRVQDSPTQAHFALLERIFRYLKSTITDGIKFTKDKDCERV